TTCAGGGTATGAGTGATTTACTGGCGCCTGTACTATGCGAGGTGCAAAATGAGTCTGAAACATTTTGGTGTTTCGTTGGATTAATGCAACGAGCATTTTTTGTCTGCACTCCCACAGACAGTGACGTCGACCATAATCTTAGTTATCTGCGAGAGCTAATAAGGCTTATGCTGCCACGTTTCTATGAACATTTGGAACACCAGAACGATTCCATGGAGCTCCTATTTTGCCACCGATGGCTCTTGCTTTGTTTCAAGCGAGAGTTCACCGAAGCTGTCGTAATACGCATGTGGGAAGCCTGTTGGTCAAACTATTTGACTGACTACTTTCATCTATTTCTTTGTTTGGCCATCATAGCTGTGTATGCCGATGACGTGATAGCTCAAGGATTACGCGCTGACGAAATGCTACTGCACTTCAGTTCGCTGGCCATGTACATGGATGGACAACTGATTCTTCGGAAGGCTCGTGGACTACTATACCAATACCGTCAAATACCAAAAGTTCCTTGTACGTTGAGTGGCCTATGTAAGCGATGTGGACCTGGTATGTGGGACTCTGAGCATCGACCTGCACTTGAGTGTGTCGGGCATAGTGATGACGAAAAATGTTCTCTTTCGATTGACTACTGATTGTCGATTCcattaatttaaaaactttataTTCATGTCGATGCCGTATTACTTTACTGTCAACCCTTTTAAATGGACATCGATACATTTGTGTTTCGCACGCACAGCTGATTCAGATCAACCAAGTTATTATTTCTGcgaaattttatatttatctgaTGCCGCGCTGGCACCAGAACGTCTAAAACTGTAaagcttacatacatatatttctgcCGCTTACATTATAtgcttttccccctttttgtttttatttttgcctggCTTAAATgcacttaattttttttcctaATTTTTTAAGCTTTGaccaaaaatcatttttctttaCAACTTTCAAGCCGCtaataatttatgtatgtctGTAAAGCAAATGAAGATGCATTCCCGACacgaaaaatgtatttatttgcatactatataaataataaagctGTAATATAAGCGATAGACCAAAAGTAAAGTCGTAATCAACGAAGCAAATTCACATGCATAACTGCCATAGCCTCTGTGACTTTTTTTGCGGTCGATCATACGTATTGATgctaaatacatacatacatatgtatgtatgtatgtacatactgcAGTGCCACGAACTACCTTGAAATGTAGGAAATTGAAGTGACAAGTCATGCTACTTTGTATGAGCGAACCTCAAACGGTGTATATGTACGCATATAATGTAtgcgtgtatgtatgtgtatgtatgtatgtatgtatgcacccAATTCAAAGTTTGTCTTTGGTGGTTTGTATAGAGTTTTGATTTTctgcaattaattataacCAATGTGTACTGCAAACTATCTTTCCGACATAAAATCTAAAAACAATTAAGGAGTAAAAAGTATGTCTATGTTCATATATTATTATAGTCAGCCACTTGATGTGTGTATATTGCAATGAATACTAGGAACTTGGTCCAAACACCTTGCCtaaatgcttttgtttaaataaatgtgttttgtTAATATTGTTATAAAATATGGAAGTAATTAAAGTTATGTGCGCAAGTTATCGTAAGAGAAAATAAAGTGCTAAAGGCTTGCAAATAAGTCTCATACTAAATTCGGTGATGATTACTTAATTACAAGTGGGTTCGATTATGTTTTGGCGAAAGCAGACTTTTACAGATAAAGGGTATCCATTTTTTTGAAACAAATTGCTGAGGTTCTACATCATTTCACTAATGGTCACTGGATTAAGCAAACCCCTTGCTCTAAATGTtagctaaaattaaaaatccaCTTAAACAGGGAATCCGTTTGATTTGTATCCAAAATAATACTAgctttatttaataaaatcgTACCTTTTTGATTATATAACAACTAGGCGTAAGAATTGTTATTGAGCATCGATAACTAAACAATCTAAACTTTCACATTTGTGGTAACTGATCAATGGGTGTGGTAAACTTGAAATCTTCAGGGAAAAGTTTCGCAGCATGAGGGTACATTAGTTTGTACGATTGTCTTATGGTGACATCAGCAACGCCAGCTATGTCACCGATTTCCTTCTGACTGCGCTTATGCTCTGAAGCCTGCGATGCCATATAAatcgcagctgcagccacagataTTGGAGATCGTCCTGGAACAATGTCCATTTCGACAGCTTTTTTCGCAATGTGTGTAGCAGCGCGTTGAACCATATTCGGTAGATctataataaaatatgttaGGATACATATGGTAGATTAAAACTACAAAATGTCAACGATTTAGCAAAAAGCTTACCCAGATTGGCACAGAAACGACACATAAAATCAGCCGTTGTTATCAAATCAACACTAGTTTCAAGAGCCTTGAGTGTTAGTTTAAAGCATCTTCCGATTTCTTTTTTGCTAATCTTGCTAACGGCGCATATTTCTTTAAATGTGCGTGGAACTCCTTCTTGTCGGCAAGCAATATATAGACATGCAGATGCCTTCGCATCGTTTGATCGACCTTTAAGATTTTTTCCATCGTGAACCTAAACGAAATAGTTAGATCGAATTTCACCAGCTGTGTTAATGCATACCTGTTTAAATAGATTATTTGCACGGTCGACTATAGTTTTTGGTAGGTTTATACGATCCGCCATTGATGAAATTTCTTTGAAAGCTGATATAAGAGAGCGGTCTGAACTGCTCATGGTGCGTCtgttttgatattttggaGCACCAAATGCATCGAAAGATGCAGACCCCGTCCCAGGTCCAATTATTGTGGATAAATCCCCACCACTAAGGAGTGGATTTTCGGGACCGCCAACACGACTGGGATCTACGCCACTTTTCTCATTACTGAATGTACGCCATTCTGATCCAACATCAATAACGCGGTCCCCAACAACCAGACCACACTCTGAACATATCATGTCACCAGCCCGATAATCTTCGATCAGGGGAGATTCTGGGTGTGCATAACAGCACACCTTATTGTTGTCAAGTCTAAAATTATAAGAACcttataaatacaataattacgcataaaatatttccaaaataCCTCGATGTTGAAGCCATTTATACAACCCACTTCACACTAGTGATGCAAGTTACACAAATAATTATATCGATgcttttatattaattttgttcGATAGCGATAAATATGAATTGTTAGGCCTATTTACACTGCCTAGGACTCAGATGCACTAAATTTTCTTGCGAATCTTGCTCTTTTTCTATTTCACAACGAAATAATAGAAATTGACAgcgaaaatgtaaataataattgaCAGGAAAATACAGGAGCATATTGAATATTTGCGGGGAGCTCGAAAGAACTAGCAcgtaaataagaaaaaaaaataatagaagaGCAAGAGAATTAGCATTAGAGGCAAGAACTAATTTTCCGCAAGTCTAGCTTTGGAAAAATTGTAACTAAAAATTCGTTGATCCAAAGAGCTTTTCAACACAGATGTCTACTCTAAAATCTCCTCTTCAATGTTAACGTCATTATtaatatcattattattatcatcatcattattaatATCCCACAACATAAGTAGCGTGTCCATGAAAATATTCTGTTACTGAATTATAAATAATCATATTAATTAACTAAACACATTTTCCGCTGAGCCATATTATAAGCATCGGCTGATTTTTCATGGCTGGTGGATGGTGCTAGTGTGAACAGgtgtttcacttttttgcTCAGTGTGCAGAAACTGTTTTTTATCAAATTCGATATTGggcaaaataaatatcgaCGTTTAATATGTCCAAAAAAATATCGGGTGGTGCGACATTCATTAATCAATCTGGTTTTAAAATTATATCAACATGTAAATGCATTATGCTGGTTGTCAATTTATTCCAAACTATAAAATACAGAAACCCTGAAAAGTATAAATGATAGTAAAACAATGAGTTCTAATTACGCTGACGGTCTCTCACCCTATGAAAACAAGGGAATACTAGGCCTCCCAgaggtaaatatttatgtggctATCATTTTATGACACCAAAAATGTAACGCTAAATTAAGAGTTTTGACAGCGATGATTCCGTTAGTAAAAAATGCGACGAGTTAGCCAATTACATCAAGAACTCCAAACATGTGGTATTTCATACTGGCGCTGGGATAAGTACATCAGCCGGCATTCCTGACTTTAGGTATACGATAtatgctcttttttttttgtatacttacatatataaataaacactTATAGAGGACCGAAAGGCGTGTGGACAttggaaaaaaaaggagaggtCCCTAAACTCAACACTTCGTTTGACAAGGCAACTCCAACTAAGACACATATGGCCCTGCGAGCATTGGTAGAGGCTGGATACGTGCAGTATATTGTCTCTCAAAATATAGACGGGTTGCACTTAAGGTCGGGACTCAATCGTAGATACATATCAGAGTTGCACGGGAACATATTTATTGAGCAATGCCATACATGTGGACGTCAGTTTGTTCGTTCGACATCTGTTGAATCAGTTGGTCAAAAATCACTAGGAATCCGCTGTACATCGACAGCCAGTGATGTAGGCCGAGCTTGCAGATCTGGCTCATTGCATGATAACGTGCTGGACTGGGAACACGATTTACCGCCAAAAGATCTCGACATGGCTATCATGCATTCCACGTACGTTTGTTTCTATTTTACTTAATTGCAAATAACATTGAAATGATACTATCAGCTTACCTTTTTACCTTTCTTGCATTTAATAGAATGGCCGACTTGAATATAACTCTGGGAACAACTCTACAAATCGTACCAAGTGGAAACTTGcccttaaaaaatataaaaggcGGTGGTAAGCTGGTTATATGTAATTTACAACCGACAAAACATGTAAGACATTTACAAATTCTGCTATTAACTGAATTTAATAT
The sequence above is a segment of the Drosophila subobscura isolate 14011-0131.10 chromosome U, UCBerk_Dsub_1.0, whole genome shotgun sequence genome. Coding sequences within it:
- the LOC117901787 gene encoding transcription initiation factor IIB, producing the protein MASTSRLDNNKVCCYAHPESPLIEDYRAGDMICSECGLVVGDRVIDVGSEWRTFSNEKSGVDPSRVGGPENPLLSGGDLSTIIGPGTGSASFDAFGAPKYQNRRTMSSSDRSLISAFKEISSMADRINLPKTIVDRANNLFKQVHDGKNLKGRSNDAKASACLYIACRQEGVPRTFKEICAVSKISKKEIGRCFKLTLKALETSVDLITTADFMCRFCANLDLPNMVQRAATHIAKKAVEMDIVPGRSPISVAAAAIYMASQASEHKRSQKEIGDIAGVADVTIRQSYKLMYPHAAKLFPEDFKFTTPIDQLPQM
- the LOC117901511 gene encoding NAD-dependent protein deacetylase Sirt6, which codes for MSSNYADGLSPYENKGILGLPESFDSDDSVSKKCDELANYIKNSKHVVFHTGAGISTSAGIPDFRGPKGVWTLEKKGEVPKLNTSFDKATPTKTHMALRALVEAGYVQYIVSQNIDGLHLRSGLNRRYISELHGNIFIEQCHTCGRQFVRSTSVESVGQKSLGIRCTSTASDVGRACRSGSLHDNVLDWEHDLPPKDLDMAIMHSTMADLNITLGTTLQIVPSGNLPLKNIKGGGKLVICNLQPTKHDSKAHLVISSYVDAILSKVCKCLGVEISEYAESSDPTTHSSLVEWTIPLNHVNTIKRQFRAHLKETVGCSPKRKKARGAVTAPASSKIND